The following proteins are co-located in the Symphalangus syndactylus isolate Jambi chromosome 21, NHGRI_mSymSyn1-v2.1_pri, whole genome shotgun sequence genome:
- the ACAD9 gene encoding complex I assembly factor ACAD9, mitochondrial isoform X2, giving the protein MYSRLGEIISMDGSITVTLAAHQANGLKGIILAGTEEQKAKYLPKLASGEHIAAFCLTEPASGSDAASIRSRATLSEDKKHYILNGSKVWITNGGLANIFTVFAKTEVIDSDGSVKDKITAFIVERDFGGVTNGKPEDKLGIRGSNTCEVHFENTKVPVENILGEVGDGFKVAMSILNSGRFSMGSVVAGLLKRLIEMTAEYACTRKQFNKRLSEFGLIQEKFALMAQKAYVMESMTYLTAGMLDQPGFPDCSIEAAMVKVFSSEAAWQCVSEALQILGGLGYTRDYPYERILRDTRILLIFEGTNEILRMYIALTGLQHAGRILTTRIHELKQAKVSTVMDTIGRRLRDSLGRTVDLGLTGNRGVVHPSLADSANKFEENTYYFGQTVETLLLRFGKTIMEEQLVLKRLANILINLYGMTAVLSRASRSIRIGLRNHDHEVLLANTFCVEAYLQNLFSLSQLDKDAPENLDEQIKKVSQQILEKRAYICAHPLDRTC; this is encoded by the exons ATGTACTCACGACTAGGGGAGATCATCAGCATGGATGGGTCCATCACTGTGACCCTGGCAGCACACCAGGCTAATGGCCTCAAG GGGATCATCTTGGCCGGCACTGAGGAGCAGAAGGCCAAATACTTGCCTAAACTGGCGTCTGGGGAGCACATTGCAGCCTTCTGCCTCACGGAGCCAGCCAG TGGGAGCGATGCAGCCTCAATCCGGAGCAGAGCCACACTAAGTGAAGACAAGAAGCACTACATCCTCAATGGCTCCAAG GTCTGGATTACCAATGGAGGACTGGCCAATATTTTTACTGTGTTTGCAAAAACTGAGGTCATTGATTCTGATGGATCAGtgaaagacaaaatcacagcatTCATAGTAGAAAGAGACTTTGGTGGAGTCACTAATGGGAAACCTGAAGATAAATTAGGCATTCGGGGCTCCAACA CTTGTGAAGTCCATTTTGAAAACACCAAGGTACCTGTGGAAAACATCCTTGGAGAGGTTGGAGATGGGTTTAAG GTGGCCATGAGCATACTCAACAGCGGCCGGTTCAGCATGGGCAGCGTTGTGGCTGGGCTGCTCAAGAGATTGATTG AAATGACTGCTGAGTACGCCTGCACAAGGAAACAGTTTAACAAGAGGCTCAGTGAATTTGGATTGATTCAG GAGAAATTTGCACTGATGGCTCAGAAGGCTTACGTCATGGAGAGTATGACCTACCTCACAGCAGGGATGCTGGACCAACCTGGCTTTCCCGACTGCTCCATCGAGGCGGCCATGGTGAAG GTGTTCAGCTCCGAGGCCGCCTGGCAGTGTGTGAGTGAGGCGCTGCAGATCCTCGGGGGCTTGGGCTACACGAGGGACTATCCGTACGAGCGCATACTGCGTGACACCCGCATCCTCCTCATCTTCGAG GGAACCAATGAGATTCTCCGGATGTACATCGCCCTGACGGGTCTGCAGCATGCTGGCCGCATCCTGACTACCAGGATCCA TGAGCTTAAACAGGCCAAAGTGAGCACAGTCATGGATACCATTGGCCGGAGGCTTCGGGACTCCCTGGGCCGAACTGTGGACCTGGGGCTGACAGGCAACCGTGGAGTTGTGCACCCCAGTCTTGCG GACAGTGCCAACAAGTTTGAAGAGAACACCTACTACTTTGGCCAGACCGTGGAGACACTGCTGCTCCGCTTTGGCAAG ACCATCATGGAGGAGCAGCTGGTGCTGAAGCGGTTGGCCAACATCCTCATCAACCTGTATGGCATGACGGCCGTGCTGTCGCGGGCCAGCCGCTCCATCCGCATTGGGCTCCGCAACCACGACCACGAG GTTCTCTTGGCCAACACCTTCTGCGTGGAAGCTTACTTGCAGAATCTCTTCAGCCTCTCTCAGCTGGACAAGG ATGCTCCAGAAAACCTAGATGAGCAGATTAAGAAAGTGTCCCAGCAGATCCTTGAGAAGCGAGCCTATATCTGTGCCCACCCTCTGGACAGGACATGCTGA